In Mucilaginibacter celer, one DNA window encodes the following:
- a CDS encoding DUF4959 domain-containing protein produces MKKINNRRWLAALVMVPVLLMVLIASCKKMESPVEVVSNDTTKPGVVTNVKVENLNGGARLTYTLPNSKNLLYVLASYKINDKITRETKASYYTDTVMVDGFARAQEYEVTLYAVSRANIKSDPVTIKVNPKTPNYLLINDNLAITPDFGGANFFGFNPNKVPVAVHIISFNEKRNAYDEEEPQYLSTDTVNVSVRGYDAVPKKFGVFVTDRFGNVSDTVFKTLTPLFETLLDKSKFYTYHLPSDSPIGYGWEFKYFFDGNTGDPGWHTLSAPTKQGTFGLGTSAKLSRFVLWERLNGIYGYQNIRQMTLWGSNSDSPGDSTLPLSSAPGTVSGDWVNLGNFTFPNPPSGLPPNQANASDQAFVAAGVNFKISINAPATKFIRFQCTQTWGGLDYVNAMEISLYGNPL; encoded by the coding sequence ATGAAAAAGATTAATAACCGCAGATGGCTTGCCGCATTAGTAATGGTGCCGGTTTTGCTGATGGTGCTTATCGCATCCTGCAAAAAAATGGAATCGCCTGTTGAAGTGGTATCAAACGATACCACCAAGCCCGGCGTAGTCACCAACGTAAAGGTTGAAAATTTGAATGGCGGCGCAAGGTTAACCTACACGCTGCCCAATTCAAAAAACCTGTTGTATGTACTGGCCAGCTACAAAATTAACGATAAGATAACCCGCGAAACCAAAGCCAGCTATTATACCGATACCGTTATGGTTGATGGTTTTGCAAGGGCACAGGAGTACGAGGTTACCCTGTATGCCGTAAGCCGCGCCAACATAAAATCAGACCCGGTAACGATTAAGGTAAATCCTAAAACACCTAATTACCTGCTGATTAACGATAACCTGGCTATCACGCCTGATTTTGGTGGAGCCAATTTCTTCGGCTTTAATCCTAATAAAGTGCCTGTTGCGGTGCATATTATATCGTTTAATGAAAAACGCAACGCTTACGACGAAGAGGAACCGCAATACCTGAGCACCGATACCGTAAATGTTTCGGTACGTGGTTACGATGCGGTGCCTAAAAAATTCGGTGTGTTTGTTACCGATAGATTTGGCAACGTATCAGATACGGTATTCAAAACCTTAACACCGCTGTTTGAGACACTTTTGGATAAGAGTAAGTTTTATACCTATCACCTGCCAAGCGATAGCCCGATAGGTTACGGCTGGGAGTTTAAATATTTCTTTGATGGTAATACCGGCGACCCGGGATGGCATACTTTAAGTGCGCCAACCAAACAGGGCACATTCGGTTTAGGTACCAGCGCCAAGTTAAGCCGCTTTGTATTATGGGAGAGGTTAAACGGCATCTACGGTTACCAGAACATTCGTCAAATGACCCTTTGGGGATCAAACAGCGATTCGCCCGGCGATTCGACCCTGCCGCTAAGTTCGGCTCCCGGCACCGTATCCGGCGATTGGGTTAACCTGGGTAACTTTACCTTCCCTAACCCGCCATCGGGCTTGCCGCCAAACCAGGCCAACGCTTCCGATCAGGCTTTTGTTGCCGCCGGTGTAAACTTCAAAATCTCCATTAACGCGCCTGCAACCAAGTTTATCAGGTTTCAGTGTACGCAAACCTGGGGCGGTTTGGATTATGTGAACGCCATGGAAATCTCCTTATATGGCAACCCATTGTAA
- a CDS encoding aldose epimerase family protein, with protein sequence MAVKSRLWGQHEGQDVYLFKIENEMGAYVELTNYGAAIVSVVVPDKEQRLENVVVGFPELEGYLNDTCYIGSTIGRYANRISGAKFNLDGETYHLDANDGKNTNHGGKSGFNYRVFDTATIDNGVVMTLTSADGDGGYPGTLELSVTYTWSTDNELLISYKAITDKATIANFTNHAYFNLSAFKSKIYNHRLTVLSDKIVDSYEDYTPSGAVNPAKDKAFNNNRLSEKFKIDESHVKGLNLFYIIDTETEEKALAYAALLTDEVSGRTLKVFTDYPGVFLYTGDYLSCTDVTLTGKQAKPFDALCLECQHYPDSINHPNFPQAILQPGEVYNQNILYKFGTI encoded by the coding sequence ATGGCTGTTAAATCGCGCTTATGGGGACAACATGAGGGGCAGGATGTTTATCTTTTCAAAATTGAAAACGAAATGGGTGCCTATGTCGAGCTGACCAACTACGGCGCGGCCATTGTGTCTGTTGTGGTGCCGGATAAGGAGCAGCGTTTGGAAAATGTGGTAGTAGGTTTTCCTGAACTGGAAGGTTATCTGAATGATACCTGCTATATCGGCTCAACCATAGGCCGTTACGCTAACCGTATCAGCGGGGCAAAGTTTAACCTTGATGGAGAAACTTATCACCTGGATGCTAACGACGGCAAGAATACCAATCACGGCGGAAAAAGCGGTTTTAATTACAGGGTATTTGACACAGCCACGATAGATAACGGCGTAGTAATGACCCTTACCAGTGCCGACGGCGACGGCGGTTATCCCGGTACCCTCGAACTTAGTGTAACTTACACCTGGAGTACCGATAATGAATTGCTGATCAGCTATAAAGCAATAACGGATAAAGCAACCATAGCTAATTTTACCAATCACGCTTATTTTAACCTATCGGCTTTTAAAAGCAAGATCTATAACCACAGGCTTACTGTTTTATCAGATAAGATAGTTGATTCGTATGAAGATTATACCCCAAGCGGAGCCGTTAATCCTGCAAAAGATAAAGCGTTCAACAATAATCGCCTGAGCGAGAAATTTAAAATAGATGAAAGCCACGTAAAAGGCCTCAACCTGTTTTATATTATCGATACCGAAACAGAGGAAAAAGCGTTGGCCTATGCCGCTTTGCTTACTGACGAGGTATCCGGTCGCACATTAAAAGTTTTTACCGATTACCCTGGCGTGTTCCTGTACACCGGCGATTATTTGAGCTGCACGGATGTAACACTTACCGGCAAGCAGGCTAAACCGTTTGATGCCCTTTGCCTGGAGTGCCAGCACTATCCGGATAGCATTAACCACCCTAATTTTCCGCAGGCTATTTTGCAGCCGGGCGAAGTTTATAACCAAAACATTTTATACAAGTTCGGCACTATATGA
- a CDS encoding AraC family transcriptional regulator → MNAIAEPKKKIKEGFIGQKMIVLPPNIKKEITNNALIKGFYLTAIGYYPKAAYHDRERRTGSGEYILLYCIDGEGYVYLNGEDHVLKPNTFFIIPRNVAHRYKSSETNPWSIYWVHFSGLNSQLIYERSLDNGQPVVQSVPYDSSRIKLYEQIYAVLEHSYHEKEMEIMNINLLNFISSLVYYKQTNPVDYDNDFVSNSIAYMKKHISKKFEVMHLAKQQGISASHYLRLFKQKTGSSPINYFNLLKIQASCQYLYFTDRSIKEICSDLGFDDPYYFSRLFTKLIGMSPSKYRKTHKR, encoded by the coding sequence ATGAACGCGATAGCCGAACCTAAAAAAAAGATTAAAGAGGGCTTTATCGGTCAAAAAATGATCGTATTGCCTCCAAACATCAAAAAAGAGATCACCAATAACGCCTTAATCAAAGGTTTTTACCTTACGGCGATAGGCTACTACCCCAAGGCCGCCTACCACGACCGTGAGCGCCGCACAGGCAGCGGCGAATACATCCTGCTTTATTGCATTGATGGAGAAGGTTATGTTTATCTGAACGGTGAAGACCATGTTTTAAAACCCAATACTTTTTTCATTATCCCCCGTAACGTAGCCCACCGCTACAAAAGCTCGGAAACCAACCCATGGAGTATTTACTGGGTGCATTTCAGTGGCTTGAATTCGCAGTTGATCTACGAGCGCTCGCTGGATAACGGGCAACCGGTAGTACAATCGGTACCGTACGATAGCAGCCGGATCAAGCTGTACGAACAGATCTACGCCGTGCTGGAACACAGCTACCACGAAAAGGAAATGGAAATTATGAACATCAATCTGCTCAATTTTATCTCCTCGCTGGTGTACTACAAGCAAACCAACCCGGTTGATTATGATAATGATTTTGTGAGCAATTCTATCGCGTACATGAAAAAGCATATCAGCAAAAAGTTTGAGGTGATGCACCTGGCTAAGCAGCAGGGTATATCGGCCTCGCATTATTTACGTTTGTTTAAGCAGAAAACCGGCTCCTCGCCTATCAACTATTTTAATTTATTGAAGATCCAGGCTTCATGCCAGTATTTATATTTTACTGATAGAAGTATTAAAGAAATCTGCTCGGACTTGGGTTTTGATGATCCTTATTATTTTTCGAGGTTGTTTACCAAGCTGATCGGGATGTCGCCTTCGAAGTATAGGAAGACGCATAAGCGGTAG
- a CDS encoding sugar porter family MFS transporter, whose protein sequence is MITDLKQETKFNNSYIIGISFISALGGYLFGFDFAVIAGALPFLRKEFMLDSVAEGFLTASLALGCIVGCLIAGKIAEKYGRKPGLMVAAFIFAISSIGIALSAGLTYFLVLRFAAGIGVGMASMLCPMYIAEISPAKVRGRNVAINQFTVVLGILITNLVNYFLKDIGVDAWRWMFGLGTVPAVIFLVGVIWLPESPRWLIKAGREEEGKKVLLKIGSDEFMNTTVQAIEKSLAGVKKQSFRALFEKSVRPAVLIGIGLAVFQQFCGSNVLFNYASTIFKSAGSSLDEQLLETVSIGVVNLIFTVLAMLVVDKLGRRPLMLIGSLGLSISFIVLAFLLQSHAPVLLISVFVLLAISVYSFTLAPVTWVLISEIFPNKIRGAATTTAVISLWAAFSILVFTFPILADKIGTYGPFYLYAAICFIGFVFVITKVKETKGQTLEGLEDNLIRH, encoded by the coding sequence ATGATCACTGATTTAAAACAAGAAACTAAGTTTAACAACAGCTATATAATAGGCATTTCCTTTATATCGGCGTTGGGCGGCTATCTGTTCGGCTTTGATTTTGCCGTGATAGCAGGGGCATTGCCATTCCTCCGGAAAGAGTTTATGCTCGATTCGGTAGCTGAAGGTTTCCTTACGGCCTCGCTGGCATTGGGCTGCATTGTTGGCTGCCTGATAGCCGGTAAAATAGCCGAAAAGTATGGCCGCAAACCAGGCTTAATGGTGGCGGCGTTCATTTTCGCGATATCGTCAATCGGCATAGCACTCTCTGCCGGGCTTACCTATTTCCTGGTGCTGCGTTTCGCGGCGGGAATAGGGGTAGGGATGGCCTCGATGCTGTGCCCCATGTATATCGCCGAAATTTCGCCTGCGAAAGTGAGGGGCCGCAACGTGGCAATAAACCAGTTTACGGTGGTGTTAGGGATCTTGATCACTAATTTGGTTAACTATTTTTTAAAGGATATTGGTGTTGATGCCTGGCGTTGGATGTTTGGCCTGGGTACCGTACCTGCGGTTATTTTCCTGGTAGGGGTGATCTGGTTACCCGAAAGCCCGAGATGGCTCATTAAAGCCGGGCGTGAAGAGGAAGGTAAAAAAGTACTGTTAAAAATTGGTTCGGATGAGTTTATGAACACCACAGTTCAGGCCATTGAGAAATCGTTAGCGGGTGTTAAAAAGCAATCATTCCGTGCTTTATTTGAAAAAAGCGTGCGGCCCGCTGTGCTCATCGGCATAGGTTTGGCAGTGTTTCAGCAGTTTTGCGGCAGTAACGTTTTGTTTAACTATGCCTCAACCATATTTAAATCTGCCGGGTCAAGCTTGGATGAGCAACTGCTCGAAACCGTTTCTATCGGTGTAGTAAACCTCATATTCACCGTGCTGGCCATGTTGGTGGTTGATAAGCTTGGTCGCCGGCCTTTGATGCTCATCGGCTCGTTGGGCTTATCTATATCATTTATAGTATTGGCATTTTTGCTGCAAAGCCATGCCCCGGTTTTATTGATCTCGGTTTTCGTGCTGCTGGCTATCAGTGTTTATTCGTTTACGCTGGCACCGGTTACCTGGGTGCTTATTTCAGAGATATTTCCTAATAAGATCCGTGGTGCTGCAACTACAACGGCTGTAATTTCATTATGGGCGGCATTCTCTATACTGGTATTTACATTCCCCATCCTTGCAGATAAAATAGGCACTTACGGTCCATTTTATTTGTATGCGGCGATATGCTTTATCGGCTTTGTGTTTGTAATAACCAAGGTAAAAGAAACCAAAGGGCAGACTTTGGAAGGACTTGAAGACAATTTAATAAGACATTAA
- a CDS encoding glycoside hydrolase family 97 protein, translating to MKKYALIFSVLSVFSLAASAQTYRVKSPDNNLKLVLNVKDSITYSVNYKNNELISPSAIGLKLDKTTIGAGAKVLSAKPSAVNKTIRPLYGKDAVLTDNYNELLISFAGNYKLLLRAYNEGVAYRFITDLKDSVKVISEQAGFNLKGSPGTTIAETDNYTAWELAYNQFKSIDEVKEDKHAITPALYSYKNGVKLVIAEADLFDYPGMYVKKKGGNIIGEWAGYPATTKMGSWGDFVSVVTSRENYIAQEPGKKEYPWRVIIATDDDKTLLNNQLVYKLSKPSVLENTAWIKPGKAAWEWWHDAILPGAPIASGMENRSTQLYNFYTDFAAKNHLEYMMIDAGWSDNYDVKKPLKRTDIRAVIQHANEKHVGIFVWCVAAPLLKDLEANMDYLKDIGAVGIKVDFFDRDDQLAIKQLQTIAEAAAKRHLMVDFHGCSKPTGLQRTYPNIVNYEAVRGQECSKWDLTTNPVHHTTFPFIRMLGGPLDYTPGSMRNKSKDTFKPIAEGLPSTQGTRCHELAMFVVFDQPLAVFCDSPTEYEKYPDIEQYLSAVPTVFDETKPLDAKLGEYIALAKKKGNDWYVGAMTNWDARDINVDFSFLPAGATYTADLYTDAADADKNAEKYEHKTITVTRSTKLNLKLAPGGGAVVHLHGK from the coding sequence ATGAAAAAATACGCCCTGATATTTTCTGTACTATCTGTTTTCTCGCTTGCGGCTTCGGCACAAACTTATAGGGTGAAATCGCCGGATAATAATCTGAAACTGGTGCTTAATGTAAAGGATAGCATTACTTATTCGGTAAACTATAAAAATAACGAGCTTATTTCGCCCTCTGCTATCGGCCTTAAGCTGGATAAAACTACTATTGGCGCAGGTGCTAAAGTTTTAAGCGCTAAGCCATCTGCAGTAAATAAAACTATCCGCCCTTTGTATGGTAAGGATGCAGTATTGACTGATAATTATAACGAATTGCTGATCAGCTTCGCGGGCAATTATAAACTACTGCTGCGTGCCTACAACGAGGGCGTAGCGTACCGCTTTATAACCGACCTGAAAGATTCGGTTAAAGTAATAAGCGAACAAGCCGGTTTTAACCTGAAAGGCTCACCAGGTACAACCATTGCCGAAACGGATAACTACACGGCCTGGGAATTGGCTTACAACCAATTCAAATCGATAGATGAGGTTAAGGAAGATAAACATGCCATTACCCCGGCTTTATACAGTTATAAAAACGGCGTAAAACTGGTAATTGCCGAAGCAGACCTGTTCGATTATCCCGGCATGTACGTAAAGAAAAAAGGCGGCAATATCATTGGCGAGTGGGCAGGCTACCCGGCAACCACCAAAATGGGCAGCTGGGGCGATTTTGTATCGGTAGTAACCTCGCGCGAAAACTATATTGCCCAAGAACCCGGTAAAAAAGAATATCCATGGCGTGTGATCATCGCTACCGATGATGATAAAACTTTGCTGAACAACCAGCTGGTTTATAAACTATCCAAACCATCTGTACTGGAAAATACCGCATGGATAAAACCCGGCAAAGCAGCCTGGGAATGGTGGCACGATGCTATCCTACCCGGCGCACCGATCGCATCGGGTATGGAAAACCGCAGCACCCAGCTGTATAATTTTTATACCGATTTCGCGGCCAAAAATCATTTGGAATATATGATGATAGATGCCGGTTGGAGCGATAATTATGATGTTAAAAAGCCGCTTAAAAGAACGGATATCCGCGCGGTAATTCAGCATGCTAATGAGAAACATGTAGGCATTTTTGTTTGGTGTGTGGCTGCGCCATTGTTAAAAGATCTGGAAGCCAACATGGATTACCTGAAAGATATCGGCGCGGTAGGTATCAAGGTCGATTTTTTTGACCGGGACGATCAGCTGGCCATTAAACAGCTGCAAACAATTGCCGAAGCTGCTGCCAAACGCCATTTGATGGTTGATTTTCATGGTTGCTCTAAGCCAACCGGTTTGCAACGTACTTATCCAAACATTGTAAACTATGAAGCTGTGCGTGGGCAGGAATGTTCAAAATGGGATTTGACTACCAACCCGGTTCATCATACTACTTTCCCTTTTATCAGGATGCTGGGCGGTCCGCTGGATTATACGCCGGGATCAATGCGTAATAAATCAAAAGATACTTTTAAGCCGATAGCTGAGGGGTTGCCATCAACGCAAGGTACCCGTTGCCATGAGCTGGCCATGTTTGTGGTGTTCGATCAGCCTTTGGCGGTATTTTGCGATTCGCCTACCGAGTATGAAAAATACCCGGATATTGAACAATATCTATCAGCCGTACCAACCGTGTTCGACGAAACAAAACCGCTTGATGCCAAACTTGGCGAATACATAGCGTTAGCAAAAAAGAAAGGTAATGACTGGTACGTTGGAGCAATGACCAACTGGGATGCAAGGGATATCAATGTTGATTTCTCCTTCCTGCCAGCAGGTGCCACCTACACCGCCGATTTATATACCGATGCAGCCGACGCGGATAAGAATGCTGAGAAATATGAGCACAAAACCATTACAGTAACCCGCTCAACCAAATTGAATTTGAAACTGGCACCCGGCGGTGGCGCGGTAGTACACCTGCACGGGAAGTAA
- a CDS encoding DUF5000 domain-containing lipoprotein: MKITYKIAAFFLACVTILGCKRYDEDYKKYLNNHEVTYPGLAGKAIFHPGNLRAALVWHPSPDPSITTYKITWNNGTDSLIVNATSHSPADSITAIIPNLKEYVYSFRLIARDNAGNSSVGQDINNVRVYGAAYQAALLNRPFNAAAPYQVNDDNSVRLFFNRADSLNVSTTIKYTNTAGAETTVELSPDSTGITIKDLKLKTAPQFRSSYKPTADAIDAFNAPAYDDFPTVYGIAVCDKSLFKAYNLPTDIPSAYGWETYYLWDNKTGEPGFHTPGTSMPQWFTFDMGQSASLAKMKVWQRMSGLYNYGNPKRFEVYGSNSPAADGSYGSWTKLASFTSVKPSGQPTGQNTQADADFAAAGEPFNFPPNTGDFRYIRIKVLETWGGTNYLHLCELTMYKVDK, translated from the coding sequence ATGAAGATCACATATAAAATAGCCGCTTTCTTTTTAGCCTGTGTTACCATACTGGGTTGTAAAAGATATGACGAAGACTATAAAAAATATTTAAATAATCACGAAGTTACCTATCCCGGCCTGGCCGGGAAGGCAATTTTTCATCCAGGCAACCTGCGGGCAGCGCTGGTATGGCATCCAAGTCCGGATCCAAGTATCACCACCTATAAAATAACCTGGAACAACGGCACCGATTCGCTGATTGTTAATGCCACATCACACAGCCCGGCCGATTCCATCACTGCCATTATCCCTAACCTGAAGGAGTATGTTTACAGTTTCAGGCTGATAGCGCGTGACAACGCGGGGAACAGTTCGGTTGGGCAGGATATTAACAATGTGCGGGTGTATGGTGCAGCCTACCAAGCGGCTTTATTAAACCGTCCGTTTAATGCAGCCGCTCCTTACCAGGTAAATGATGATAATTCGGTAAGGTTGTTTTTTAATAGGGCTGATAGTTTAAATGTTAGTACTACCATCAAATACACCAATACGGCGGGCGCTGAAACTACTGTGGAACTTAGCCCGGATAGTACAGGCATCACCATCAAAGACCTGAAACTTAAAACCGCCCCGCAGTTCCGCTCATCATACAAACCAACCGCCGACGCTATCGACGCGTTTAATGCTCCGGCTTATGATGATTTCCCAACGGTTTACGGTATTGCCGTGTGCGATAAATCATTGTTTAAAGCTTATAATCTGCCTACAGACATTCCTTCGGCCTATGGCTGGGAAACTTACTACCTGTGGGATAATAAAACCGGCGAGCCGGGCTTCCATACCCCGGGTACAAGCATGCCGCAATGGTTTACGTTTGATATGGGGCAATCTGCATCGCTGGCTAAAATGAAAGTTTGGCAACGTATGTCGGGCTTATACAACTATGGTAACCCTAAACGTTTTGAAGTGTACGGCAGCAATAGTCCGGCAGCTGATGGCAGCTACGGCAGTTGGACTAAACTGGCAAGTTTCACCTCGGTAAAACCATCGGGCCAGCCAACCGGCCAAAACACCCAGGCCGATGCTGATTTTGCAGCCGCCGGCGAGCCGTTCAACTTCCCGCCTAATACAGGCGATTTCCGCTACATCAGGATTAAAGTATTGGAAACATGGGGCGGCACCAATTACCTGCACCTCTGCGAACTCACCATGTACAAAGTGGATAAATAG
- a CDS encoding DUF6886 family protein, with the protein MQSLHPKLFHISEQPGISIFHPRPSPSQFDNITGDVVFAISEELLHNYLLPRDCPRVTFYAGPNTTDIDRQIFMGNTSANHVVTVESEWYERIKQTTLYCYEFATDDFILIDECVGYYVSYKSEIPIAAAVIDDIMSALLSRNIELRFTPSLIRIADIVKKSSLQFSLIRMRNAKG; encoded by the coding sequence ATGCAATCGCTCCACCCCAAACTCTTCCACATCAGCGAACAACCGGGCATCAGCATATTCCATCCCCGCCCTTCCCCATCACAGTTTGATAATATTACCGGCGATGTTGTTTTTGCCATCAGCGAAGAATTACTGCATAATTATTTGCTGCCGAGGGATTGCCCAAGAGTAACATTTTATGCCGGACCTAATACAACAGATATTGACAGGCAAATATTTATGGGTAATACATCTGCTAACCACGTTGTTACTGTTGAAAGCGAATGGTATGAACGTATCAAACAAACCACCCTGTATTGCTATGAATTTGCAACTGATGATTTCATATTGATAGATGAATGCGTGGGGTATTATGTATCCTACAAATCTGAGATACCGATAGCAGCTGCTGTTATTGATGATATCATGTCCGCTTTATTGAGCAGGAATATTGAGTTGCGATTTACACCTTCGTTGATTAGGATTGCAGATATTGTTAAAAAATCGAGCTTGCAGTTTTCGTTGATCAGAATGAGAAATGCAAAGGGATAA